In a single window of the Nicotiana tomentosiformis chromosome 8, ASM39032v3, whole genome shotgun sequence genome:
- the LOC104107553 gene encoding protein trichome birefringence-like 26, with protein sequence MKAVISNNVNYKKQFSAVFVKFAVCFLLMGFAYRLFLSSFVQFSTDTVFVSNKTSTDLTMDRSTSQNGKCDLFKGDWVPDTTGPFYTNHTCYSIEAHQNCMRNGRPDTGYLYWRWKPKDCELPKFNPKKFLHMMRGKSLAFVGDSIMRNHVQSLLCILSQEEQGDEVYHDKQYKSRRWYFPTHDLTLSVVWSPFLVKATIFEDNNGVSTDTAQLHLDKLDDVWTRQFDNFDYVVIAGGKWHLKSAVYYENSKIVGCHNCPGKNITEVGFEYAYRKALNSTLKYITRSKHKAYTFFRTATPDHFENGEWNTGGYCNRTGPFKEGEIDIRDIDEVMRKIELEEFERAVRVGSEVGLTIKLFDTTFLSLHRPDGHPGVYRQFQPFAGDNRHTKVQNDCLHWCLPGPIDSWNDLMMEILVSS encoded by the exons ATGAAGGCAGTGATTAGCAACAACGTTAATTACAAGAAGCAATTCTCTGCAGTTTTTGTAAAGTTTGCTGTCTGTTTTCTGTTGATGGGTTTTGCTTATCGTTTATTCTTGTCCAGCTTTGTACAGTTTTCCACTGACACAGTGTTTGTTTCCAACAAGACATCCACTGATCTTACAATGGACAGAAGTACTTCACAAAATG GAAAATGCGATTTATTTAAAGGAGATTGGGTACCAGATACCACAGGTCCATTTTACACTAATCACACTTGCTATTCAATTGAAGCTCACCAAAATTGTATGAGAAATGGGAGGCCTGATACTGGCTATCTTTACTGGAGATGGAAACCCAAAGATTGTGAGCTACCTAAATTCAATCCCAAGAAGTTCCTTCATATGATGCGGGGCAAATCATTAGCCTTCGTTGGTGATTCAATTATGCGCAATCATGTACAGTCATTGCTTTGCATTCTCTCTCAG GAGGAACAAGGCGATGAGGTCTACCATGACAAACAATACAAAAGCAGAAGATGGTATTTTCCAACTCATGACTTAACTCTTTCAGTAGTTTGGTCACCTTTTCTTGTAAAAGCCACTATTTTCGAAGATAACAATGGAGTTTCAACCGATACAGCCCAGCTTCACCTTGACAAACTCGATGATGTTTGGACTCGACAATTTGACAATTTCGATTATGTAGTTATTGCTGGAGGGAAATGGCACCTGAAATCTGCAGTTTACTACGAGAACAGCAAGATTGTTGGTTGCCACAATTGCCCTGGTAAGAACATAACAGAAGTTGGATTCGAGTATGCATATCGCAAAGCATTGAATTCGACCCTGAAATACATCACAAGATCGAAGCACAAGGCGTATACTTTCTTTAGAACCGCGACACCAGATCACTTTGAAAACGGTGAATGGAACACTGGAGGTTATTGTAATAGAACGGGTCCCTTCAAAGAAGGCGAGATTGACATTAGAGACATCGATGAGGTAATGCGTAAAAttgagttggaagaatttgaGAGAGCAGTGAGAGTAGGTTCTGAAGTTGGGTTGACAATAAAGTTGTTTGACACCACTTTCCTTTCGTTGCATCGGCCAGACGGTCACCCAGGAGTCTACAGGCAATTCCAGCCATTTGCAGGAGACAATAGACACACAAAAGTTCAAAATGATTGTCTACATTGGTGCTTGCCTGGTCCAATAGATTCTTGGAATGATTTAATGATGGAGATTTTGGTCAGCAGTTGA
- the LOC138897179 gene encoding uncharacterized protein, producing MTENRASPWTFLDLEWVNGPLNNLGSFSIFYVLGLGAGLDEEIKKCFWEDLDGLVHGIPHTEKLFIRGDFNGHIGVTSGGYDGVHDDFGFGVRNGGGTSLLDCAKAFDLVIANSCFPKREEQLVTFQSSLAKTQIDYLLL from the exons ATGACGGAGAAC CGTGCATCCCCTTGGACGTTCTTGGACTTGGAGTGGGTTAATGGTCCACTAAATAATTTGGGGTCATTCTCAATATTCTACGTTCTTGGACTTGGAGCGGGTTTAGATGAGGAGATTAAGAAATGTTTCTGGGAAGACCTTGACGGATTGGTCCATGGCATTCCGCACACCGAGAAGTTATTCATAAGAGGAGATTTCAATGGTCATATTGGGGTGACCTCTGGGGGTTATGACGGTGTGCATGACGACTTTGGCTTTGGAGTTAGGAACGGAGGTGGTACTTCGCTGTTGGATTGTGCTAAAGCCTTTGATTTGGTGATTGCTAACTCGTGCTTTCCGAAGAGGGAAGAGCAATTGGTCACCTTCCAGAGTTCATTGGCCAAGACTCAAATTGATTATCTACTCCTCTGA